One Hordeum vulgare subsp. vulgare chromosome 4H, MorexV3_pseudomolecules_assembly, whole genome shotgun sequence DNA window includes the following coding sequences:
- the LOC123448803 gene encoding AP2-like ethylene-responsive transcription factor AIL7 has protein sequence MSPPTNGNGATSLPMAGLSDALLFPFDGFSADDFFATAPPPPPPPAPPLGADTGRLLLASSRNDDVHASTDLAVAAPVETTGSSSALGPLPLTPSGGQRTSCYRGVTRHRWTRRYEAHLWDNTCRREGQKRKGRQVYLGGYEKEDRAARAYDLAALKYWGSNATTNFPKENYIRELEEMQNMSRQELVASLRRKSSGFSRGASVYRGVTRHHQHGRWQARIGRVAGNKDLYLGTFATEEEAAEAYDIAALKFRGDNAVTNFEPSRYNLEAIACSDLPVNGRRMSSHKPAAAPEPLGQITFAPSAPPIPEQQWGSDMPVPPYVLHGLVQLQASQPLHALPLSSYSFGEPSFYWPFGDVEQKVQLDSKVEVAGGILQLANSAV, from the exons atgtcgcCGCCGACGAACGGGAACGGCGCCACCTCGCTTCCCATGGCGGGCCTGTCAGACGCGCTGCTCTTCCCCTTCGATGGCTTCTCCGCCGACGACTTCTTCGCCACCGCCCCGCCTCCCccccctcctcctgctcctcctctcggCGCCGACACGGGGCGCCTCCTCCTGGCCTCCTCCCGCAACGACGACGTCCACGCCTCCACGGACCTCGCCGTCGCGGCACCCGTCGAGACCACCGGGAGCTCCTCCGCGCTGGGGCCGCTGCCGCTGACGCCGAGCGGCGGGCAAAGGACGTCGTGCTACCGCGGGGTGACCAG GCACCGGTGGACCAGACGGTACGAGGCGCACCTGTGGGACAACACGTGCCGGCGGGAGGGCCAGAAACGCAAGGGACGCCAAG TTTACTTGG GTGGCTATGAAAAAGAAGATAGGGCTGCTAGGGCATATGATCTTGCTGCTCTGAAATACTGGGGCTCCAATGCTACCACTAATTTCCCT AAAGAAAACTACATCAGAGAGCTTGAGGAGATGCAAAACATGAGCAGGCAGGAGCTTGTAGCTTCACTAAGGAG GAAGAGCAGTGGCTTCTCTAGGGGTGCATCCGTGTACAGAGGTGTCACAAG GCACCACCAACATGGACGCTGGCAGGCAAGAATTGGTCGTGTTGCAGGCAACAAGGACTTGTACCTGGGGACTTTCG CGACTGAAGAAGAAGCGGCGGAGGCGTACGACATCGCAGCGCTGAAGTTCAGGGGCGACAACGCCGTCACCAACTTCGAACCCAGCCGGTACAACCTGGAGGCGATCGCCTGCAGCGACCTTCCGGTCAACGGGAGGCGGATGAGCAGCCACAAGCCAGCAGCAGCACCAGAACCGCTAGGCCAAATCACCTTCGCGCCCTCCGCTCCTCCGATTCCCGAGCAGCAGTGGGGCAGCGACATGCCAGTGCCACCTTATGTCCTCCACGGCCTTGTGCAGCTCCAGGCCTCTCAGCCCCTGCACGCTCTGCCGCTTTCGAGCTACAGCTTCGGCGAGCCCAGCTTCTACTGGCCGTTCGGCGACGTTGAGCAGAAGGTGCAGCTCGACAGCAAGGTGGAGGTGGCTGGTGGCATCCTTCAGCTAGCCAACTCGGCCGTCTAG